The Cetobacterium somerae sequence CTTAGGACTTGTAACAGATAAGGATAAATACTATGATTCTTATGAAGAGTTACAAGACGGTGGAAGAATTAGAGATTTAATTGTAAAATATGTACAAGAAAACTTAAAAGGTGAGCTAAATCCGAAAGTTGATAATAACTGGTCAATAATTGGATTTGAAGAAAATGTTCCTGGAAAGGATGTTGTTATTGAAAAAATCAGAACAGGTGAGATAAAAGTACCTATGTCTGAGGATGGAAGAACGTTGAATGTTCAATCAATAAACATAAATAACTTATAATAGTAGTAAAAGCAAAAAAAGAGGGAAGTTTTTTCCTCTTTTTTGTTTACTTTTTTAATAAATCAAGTTACAATAAAGGGAATTTATGAAAATAAAATACTTAATATATATCATATGTGTTAGTTCTAGGAGGAAAAGATGTATCTATTAAAATTTAAAAAGAATTTAGTTGAAAAAATATGGGGCGGAAGAGGCTTTGAAACAACTTTAGGATTTCAATTGCCTACCGATGAATTATATGGTGAATCTTGGGAAGTAAGTTGTCATCCAGCAGGAATGTCTTATGTTGAGAACGGAGAGTTAGAAGGAAAAAGTTTAGAAGATATATTTAAAAAATATGGAAAAGAACTTGTTGGAGAAGAGATTATTGAAAAATATGGTGAAAAATTTCCACTTTTAATAAAGTATCTAGATATTAATGATAAGCTTTCTGTACAAGTTCATCCAAGCGATGAATATGCCTTAAGAGTAGAAAAAGAGTTTGGTAAGAGTGAAGTATGGTACGTAATGGAAGCTAGTTCAGATGCTAAGTTAATATTAGGATTGAACAAAGAGATTACACCAGAGATATATAAAGAAAAAGTGGATAAAAAGGATTTTAGTAGATTATTTAATGAAGTAAGAGTAAAAAAAGGGGATTTTATAGATGTAAAACCTGGAGTTGTACACGGAACTTTAGAGGGATCTATTTTAATATGTGAGATTCAACAGAACTCAGATACAACTTATAGAATATATGATTTTGACAGAGAAGTAAATGGAGTGAAAAGAGAACTACATTTAGATAAAGCGATGGATGTAATTGAATTTGGAAAAGATGTAGAGATAAGTTCAGAGGCTTCAAGAGAAAAGATAAAAGTTCAAGATGCAACTATTGAGGAGTTAATAAGAGGAGAATATTTTTCTATTGATAGATTATTAGTTGATGGAGTATTTCAAGATGAAAGTTATAAAAACTTTAAAATATACTCAATACTTGATGGAGAGGGAAAATTAAAGTCTAATGAAATAGAATATGAAGTAAAAAAGGGAGATACATATTTTATACCAGCAAATACATCTGTGACAATAAGTGGTAAGTTAGAGATTATGAAAAGCTATATATAAATAAAATTTTAGGGGGATGGTATATGTCAAATAAAGCAATAGCTCTACTAAAAGTTTTGTTACATGGAGATATCCATTTAGATGAAATAACAAAATATGTAGATTTAGATATTAATTCTATAGAAAGAAATATAAATGTACTAAATGAATACCTACATGAAAAAGGAATAAAACCAATAAAAAAGGTTAATAATATGTATAGTCTTGAAAATAGAGATGAAAAATTTTCTGAATTTTTCTCAAAGTTGGATATTCTTTCATCTAGAGAAAGACAAGATATATATTGCATAAGGTTACTTTTAGATGGATATATTAATTTAGAAAAAGAAAGACAAGCCATGGGCGTTTCAAGAACCACCGCAATTAAAGATTTAAAAAAAGTAAGAGAGTTTTTAGAAAAAAATGAAATAAATGTAGAATCTAGAAATTCAAAAGGAATTTTTCTTAAAGAAATTAATGAAGGGAACTTATATAATATACTTTGTGAAAAAATAATGAAATTATTTATAGACAGAGAGTTTCTTTCGAAACAAAGAAAAGAATTGCTAGAAGAGATTGATATATTAGAAGAAGAAAGATATTTAGAAATTTATTCTCAAATAACTGAAAAGTTTAAATTAAAAAAATCTTCATTTTCATATTATGCTATTTATACAATGGCAATAATTGAAAAGATAAAAGGATCTATTGATTATGATTTAAATGGAATTGAAAAACATGAAGAATTTAATGAAACATTATTAGAAATGGAAAATCTAAAGACAACGATTATACTTTCATCAGAATTTAAGAAGTTTTTAGCAAGCGTGGCATTAAAAATTAGATATAGTTGTGATTTAAATATAGATTTAAAGGAAAGCTATGAGCGTTTTATCAATAAAATTCAAGAGTTATTTGAGCTTAATGAAAAAGAGAGAAAAGAACTATATGAGCAACTTGTAAACTGTTATGCTATGGGATATTTTGATAAGAAATATGGAGTTTTATGGGTTAGAAAAAGTCCAAATTCAGAAAGATGTAAAAGACTAGGGCAAGTAGTAGAAGAGACTTTAAAAGACTTAGGAATAGTATGGTGGGCTCTTTTGTCAAACAGTTTCTCTTAAAACCTAAGCAATTTTTTTGTACTCAAAAGTTGATAATTCAAAAGCTTCATTTGGAGTAGAATATCCTAAAGAACTATGTCCTCTTTCTGAGTTGTAAAAATTTAAATATGATTGGATTCCTTTGTATAATTCCAGTGTTGTTTTATGCTCGTAAAGATATAAATAATCATATTTAATTGTTCTCCAAAATCTTTCTATCCAGACATTGTCTAAACAACGGCCTTTTCCATCCATACTTAATAAAGCGCCTGATGAAAGCACTGTTTCGATAAACTCATTACTTGTATATTGACTACCTTGATCCGTATTTAATATTTCTGGTGAACCATAAGTTTTTACTGCTTCTTTGTAACAATTAATGCAGAAATCTTTAGACATACTGTTTGACAATTCCCAAGTTAGTATTTTACGACTATAAACATCAATTATTGCAGTTAAATACATAAAACCTGTTGGTGTTTTTAAATACGTAATATCAGTTGACCATACTGCATTAGGCTTTTCAATCTTTAGATTTCTCAAAAGGTAAGGGAATTTCTGCGCTCCAGCTTTAGGTTTACTTAAATTTCTTTTAGGTGCAATTCCTTTAAGGTTTAGCTGCCTCATGAGTCTTCTAATGACTGATCTTTTTACAGGTATTCCAGCTCTATTCAAAGCTGCAGTAATACGTCTAGAACCCGCTGAAGGATCTAGACTGTATTGTTCCTTTATTTTTTCTTTTAATTGAACCTGAATATCAACTTTAGGCCTAGGAGCGTAATAGTATGAGCTTCGACTAGCGCCAAATATTCTACATTGTTCTGAGATGCTAAAATAAAGGTTTTCTTCGATTAAAGAAACTGGATTACCTAATAAATCAGCTATCTCTCGAGCTTTTTTTTTAACCAATCGTTCTCAGAGCTAAGTTTACCAATTTTAGCATAAAGCTCATGTTGTTGCTCTTCAAGAAGTTCAATCTTTTTAGAGCTAGACATATCTTTAGAAAAAACAGAGATACCCGCCGATTTAAACTCATCTACCCAACGAGATATTTGAGAAGGTGCAATATGATGTTCTGAAGCGATTTCTTGAAGAGTTTTTCTTTCTTTAAGTGCTTCCAAAACAACTGCAAATTTAAATTCTGGTGAATATGATTTTCTAGCCACAACCTCATCCTCCTAGTTTATTTTATGATATATTATACCTCAAAATTTTGCTTAAGGTAAGAGGGAAGCTGTCTTAAATCGTTAACCCATTATATAGAGATGATATATTCTGATATATTAAGATTAGCAGGATGTATAACAAACTTTTTTATGTTAGAAGAATATGGTGAGGGGTTTAAAGTATTGAGTGTATCTAGAAATATAGATAATGAATATAGCCAAAGAGTTATAAATTCTATGAAAGTTTTTTATCCTAAAATATCATTCACAATACAATCTTTTTTAGAGTTTAGATTTAAAGATAGAAAAGAAATCGAAAGTTATGATTTAATAATATCAGATACAGAAAGTTATAGTATTAAGAATCTAAGGAAAGTGAATACTTTAAGTTTAAGAGAGATTCAAAGATGTTTTATAGAATATGTTTTAGATAAAAGATTTTTAAAGTTAAAAAAATAAGAAACGTGTTTTTTATGATATAAAAAGTGTTAAAAAAAGTATATATACACACTACCTCAAAAATGATACTCTATATGTACAAATCCTTTTCTCTAATATATTCCCCCTAATATATATTTGAGAAAAATTCCAGAAGAACTCCACCCCCCGGAGTTCTTTTTTTATTATAAATTTTATTTGAATAGGTTTAAAAATAAAAAGGACGTTTTATAACGTCCTTTTTTGTTTTAAAAATTAATGTGGTAGTCTTAATTTTTAAATATTTATATTATTTGTTAGAAATCGATTCTACACCTGGTAATTTTTTACCTTCTAAATATTCTAGAGAAGCTCCTCCACCAGTAGAGATATGAGAGAATTTATCAGCAAATCCTAAAGAGATAGCAGCAGCAGCAGAGTCTCCTCCACCGATGATAGTTGTAGCATTCTCTAAGTTAGCGATAGCTTCACAAACTCCGATAGTTCCTTTAGCGTAGTTAGACATTTCAAATACACCCATAGGTCCGTTCCATACAACTGTTTTTGCTCCAACTAATTGATCAGCAAATAATTTAACTGTAGCAGGTCCTACATCTAATCCCATCTCGTCATCAGGAATTGCATCTACAGATACAACTGAGTGAGGTGCATCGTTAGAGAATTCTTTACAGATTACTGTGTCGATAGGTAAAACTATTTTTCCATTAGCTTTTTCTAATAAAGATTTAGCTAACTCAACTTTATCCTCTTCAACAAGAGATTTTCCTGTATTTTTTCCTAAAGCTTTGAAGAATGTGAACATCATAGCTCCACCGATTAATATTTTATCAGCTTTAACTAATAAGTTTTCAATAACTCCAATCTTATCAGAAACTTTAGCTCCTCCTAAGATAGCAACTAAAGGTCTCTCTGGTGCATCAACAGCTCCACCAATAAATTTGATTTCTTTTTCCATTAAGAATCCAGCAGCAGTGTTTCCTTCTCCAATGTTAGCAGCGATTCCAACGTTAGAAGCATGAGCTCTGTGAGCAGTTCCAAATGCATCGTTAACGAATAAATCTCCTAAAGAAGCCCAATATTTTCCTAACTCTGGATCATTTTTAGATTCTTTTTTACCATCTAAATCTTCAAATCTAGTATTTTGGAACATTAAGATTTCTCCATCTTTTAAGTTAGCAACAGCCTTTTCTAACTCCTCTCCTCTTGTAGCATTGATGAAAGTTACAGGTTGTCCTAAAAGCTCAGCTAATCTCTTAGCAACAGGCTCGATATTTCTTTTTTCTAAATCAGCAGCTTCTTTAACTTTTCCTAAGTGAGAGAAAGCGATTACTTTTCCTCCATTTTCTAAAACATACTTTATAGTTGGTAAAGCAGCTACGATTCTGTTTTCGTCAGTGATTTTTCCATCTTTCATAGGAACGTTAAAATCAACTCTCATTAAAACTTTCTTACCAGCTACATTTAAATCAGTTACAATTTTCTTTGCCATTTTGTATGAACCTCCCAAAATTTTTATAAATAACTTATATTTTCTTAAAAAAAAGCGGAACTAAATAGTCCCGCTATTCTGTTTATTCTGTTTTTCCTAGATGCTCTAATTACTTAGAAATTTCTACGAAGTACTTTAAAGTTCTTATTAATTGAGCAGTATAAGACATTTCGTTATCGTACCAAGCAACAGTTTTAACTAATTGCTTATCTCCAACTGTCATAACTCTTGTTTGAGTTGCATCAAATAATGATCCGAATTCGATTCCGATGATATCAGAAGATACTAATTCTTCTTCAGTGTATCCGAATGACTCGTTTGCAGCAGCTTTCATAGCAGCGTTGATTTCAGCAACAGTTACTGGCTTCTCTAAAACAGTTACTAACTCAGTTAATGATCCAGTGATTACTGGTACTCTTTGAGCAGCTCCATCTAATTTTCCAGCTAATGCAGGGATTACTAATCCGATAGCTTTTGCAGCTCCAGTTGTGTTAGGAACGATGTTTGCAGCAGCAGCTCTACCTCTTCTTAAATCTCCTTTACCGTGTGGACCATCTAATGTATTTTGGTCATTTGTGTAAGCGTGGATAGTAGTCATTAATCCTTCTACAACTCCAAACTCGTTATTTAATACGTTAGCCATTGGTGCTAAACAGTTAGTTGTACAAGAAGCTCCAGAAATTACTGTTTCTGTACCATCTAAAATTTGGTGGTTTACGTTATAAACTACAGTTTTGATATCTCCTGTTGCAGGTGCAGATATAACAACTTTTTTAGCTCCAGCTTCTAAGTGAAGTCCAGCTTTCTCTTGAGAAGTGAAGAATCCAGTACACTCAAGAACAACGTCTACTTTTAATTCTCCCCATGGTAAGTTTTTAGGATCTCTATCAGCTAAAACTTTAATTTCTTTTCCGTTAACTGAGAATCCTCCTTCGATAACCTCGATAGTTCCGTTGAATCTACCTTGTGCTGAATCATACTTGAAAAGGTGAGCAAGAGTTTTTGCGTCTGTTAAGTCGTTTATTGCTACTACCTCAAACTCAGGGTTGTTCATCATTAATCTTAATGCTAATCTTCCAATTCTTCCGAATCCATTAATCGCTACTTTAACTGCCATTTGGAAACCTCCTAAAAATTTATATTTTTTTTAAATTAAGTTCGATAAATATTTGTACATCTTTTAGAAATTACAAGATAAACTTGTATTTCCTTTTTTCTTTTTTTTCTAAAATGCTTTTGTTTATGTTTTAATGATATATTATCTTGGTTAATTTGTCAATTTATTCATGGGAACTAAAATTAATCTTTTTATGATTACTTTTTCATTAAAATTATAGTATAATTGAAAAAAACAAATTAGGGGGAGATCGAATACATGTTAAAATTTCTACTCTTTTCTCTTTTATTGTGCACAAATTTGATAGGAAAAGAGCATGTAGTTTTATTAGAAAATGAAAATAGTTTTTTCTTCTATAAAGAGAGAGATGAATATAAGGGATTATATCCAAAAATATTTGAAGATATTAATAAAAAAAAGAAAATAAATTTAACTTTAAAAGAATTAGATACAAATTTAATATTAGATATGGAAAAAGGTAAAGATATTTTAATAATGGATTTAATAGAAAATGATGAAAGAAGAGAAAAATATTATTTTATACCTACCTTTTTTTATTTAAAAGCTAATATGTATTTTTTAAATAATAATTATATAGATATTACAAATTTTTATAAAAAAAGAGTTGGAATCATAAAAGGAACATATTTAGATAAAGAGTTTTTAGAAAAATATGATTTTTTATATAGTGATGTAATAGACATTGAAACTAGAGAAAAAGGATTACAAATGCTAAAAGATGGAGAAATTGATGGTTTTGTAGCAGATAATCAATATGGATTTAAAGATAATTTGAAAAAAATAGAGTTAAATAGAATTCCAATTATGGTGACAACTTTAGCAGTACCCAAAATTCAGAGAAAACTTTATAAGGATTTAAAAAAATATTTTGAAGAAATGTCTCCTGAAGTACTTAAGAATATGATAAGTGATTCTAGAAAAGAATATTATAAAGATAAATTTAAGGATAAATATATAAATTTAAAAAATAAATCAATAGATGTAGTTTTTCCAACAGAGAAAAGCAATTATCCTCTCTATTATATAGAAAATAGTGAAGAGAAAGGATTAGCTATTGAATATTTAAAAGATGTAGGAGATATATTAGGTGTTAAAATAAGAAAAATCTTTTATTCAAAAGATGAGGATTGGAAAAATAGTGATATAACAATAGCTTCAACAGTAGAAAGTAGTATTAGAGATAATGAGAATTATACAAATCCATATTATACTTTAACTCCTATTATTTTTAATAGGAAAGAAGAAGGATTTATAAATAATTTAGTAGAAGCAAGAAAAAAAAGATTTGCTGTTGTGGAAAATTCATATTATATGGATTATTTGAGAAAATTTTTAAAAGAAGAAAATTTTATATATGCTAAAGATATTGATGAAACAATTGAAAAAGTAAGAAAAAAAGAAGCTGATTATAGTATTAGTGATTATAAAACATTAATCAATAAATTGTATAATAATGGTTATGATAAAGAAATTAAAATTGCTGGAATTTTAGATAAAAAGTATGATGTATCAATGGTTGTAAACGAGAAAGAACATGAGTTATACGAAGCATTAAAAGATATTTCAGCTAGTTTTTTAAATGAAAATATGAGTAAAAATATTTATTTAGAAAAAAATAGTTATGAAACAGATAATTCTAAAAAATTTTTAATATTTTCAATTGGAATTTTATTTATTAGCTTAATTTTACTGTATAAAGGGAAAAAAAGTTTAACAGAAAAAAGAAAATATGAAGATTTGATGTTATCTTTAGTTTCATCGTTAGAGGCTGTTAATCAATTTAATGATCTTGAAACAGGAAATCATATAAAGAGATTAAACTTATATTCAGAACTTTTAGCAAATAAATTAGGATGTAATAAAAAATTTTGTGAAGAAATAGGAAGAGTAGCATCTCTTCATGATGTAGGGAAAATTGGTATAGATAGAAGCATATTAAAAAAACCAGGAAAACTAAATGAGGAAGAGTTTAAAATAATAAAAGAACATCCTGAAATAGGTTATGAAATTATAAAAAAATCAGGTGTAAGCTTAATGGCTGAAAATATAGCGAGATATCATCATGAAAAATGGAATGGAAAGGGATATCCTAGAGGTTTAAAAGGTTTGGAAATACCTTTAGAGGCACGAATTGTATCAATCGTAGATGTTTATGATGCATTGAGACAAAAAAGAGTTTATAAAGATGGGTTTACACATGAAAAAGCTATAGAAATAATAAGAAGTGAAAGTGGAAAAAGCTTTGATCCTAATGTAGTAAAGGTTTTTTTAGAAAATGAATTTAAATTTGAAAGATTATTTAATTCACATATATAAAAATAAAAGAGAGCTAAATACTATATTTTGCTCTCTTTTACTTTAAGTTATTATACTGTAAAAAGAGATTAAACCTAAGAGTAAAATTATAAAAGATATAAATTTATCTTTAGTATTTTGAAAAAAGTATCCTGTTTTTCTCTTAGTATCAAATAAAAAATAGATAGTTCCAAGTGCATAAATTGTTAAGGATTGGAAAACATAATTAAGTCCAGATGAATAAATCATCCAAATTCCATAAATTACTCCACCTATTCCCCAATAAAAACATTTTTTATGAGCATGTTGAATTGCTATTTTCATTAAAAACATAGCTGAAAAAATATAAGGAATAAGAATCATACAAGATGCCGAATTTGTAATAACAAGATATGCATTTTGTGCTGACAATGAAAGAAAAAATATAATTTGTTTTAAAATACCATTTGTGAAAAGAGCTCCAGAACAAGCATCATTTTTATTCACTTTTTTTAAAAACTTAGGAAATAAATCATCTAAAGCTACATTATAAGGTATTTCTGCTGTTAGAAAAGTCCAACTAAGCCAAGCTCCAGCAACAGATATCAAAACAGCTAAATTAACTAAAGTAGCTCCCACTGGTCCAATAACAGCTTCAATGATATATGATAAAGCTGGATCTTTAAGTGCAGCTAATTCAGCATCACTTAGAACACCATAGCTCAAAAGTACAATAAAAACATATAAAAATAAAGATATGAAATAGCCAATCATAGTTGCTTTTCCAACTAATTTAATATTAGATGCTTTATCAGATATAACAACAGCACCCTCTATTCCTATAAAAGCCCACAGAGTTTGTAGCATACAGCCTTTAACTTGAGTAAAAATGCTAGCATGATTAAATGAACCACCCCAAAAATCTTTTATAAATATTTGGCGAGTAAAACCAATATATAAAATAATAATACCTAAAAAAATAGCTACAACTTTACCTATTGTAGCTAAAACATTTATAAATGTAAGTCCTATATCTCCAGCAAGAGCAATTCCAATTACTATCCAAATTAAAATACTTCCTAAAAGGATGCCGTTGAAACTACTAATCGGTCCAATACTGGGAAAAAAGTAATTCAAAGTTTGAACTAATAAAACTGGGTAGCTAGCATTGCTTATTACATTTGAAATCCAGTATCCCCATGCGGAATGAAAACCTGAAAAAGTTCCAAAACCTTCTTTGGCATACTTATAAATTCCATCTGTTACATCTGGAGTTTCAGTAGCTAAAATTTGAAAGGTTTTGGCTAAAAAAAGAACTCCAATACCAGAGATTAACCATCCGATTATGGCAGCTCCAGCAGAGGATGATTGAGCAATGTTTTTAGGCATATTAAATATTCCTCCGCCAATCATAGAACCGACAACAATTGTTGATAATGCGAAAATTCCTAAAGAGTTCTTTTTTTCCATAGTAGCCAAAACCTCCCTAAATATCTAGAACTATTTTTTTACGATAGGTTCTAATCCTTGAACATCTAACCACTGAGAAAGAGTTAAGTTATTTAATTCTCCAAATCCTTTTTCAGGAACAGCTTTTCTAGCTAAAGTAACATAAGGTCCACATGTTAGAGATGTTCCAATTTCTCCAGGTTTCATAATAGTATAAGCAAATCCTACATAAGTTCTATCGTATGCAACATGAGAGTCTTTTCCACATTCAACAACAGACCAAACGATAGCTTTTCTATGATCTTCTAAGAATTTTTTTAGATCGTCTGGATTGTCATTTTCAGTCCAAATTCCAGCATCTTCAATAAATAAGCTCGCATCTTTATCTCTATCTTTAGCTATAGATATAGCGATAAAACACCAAACACCATACCCTTCATTCTCTTTAAATTCTCTATTTTCAGTAGGTCTATATGCAGTAACCCCTTTGTTAGCACAAATCATATGTGATCCAGGAAGAGGAGTGAATCTTCTTTTAGATTCAGTTCCAAAAAGTTCAACACCAGCCTCTAAAAGAGGTTTAGCATCATAAACTTTTAAAATTGAACCATCAAATTGAGGAACTTCTAAAACAGTTGGGTTTGAATCTTCAGCAATTGAATCATGCTTAGCTAAGTCATATCCCCAAACTTGTCCAGCAAGTCCACAGAAAGATGAAGCAGTTAACATGTTAATTTGTCCAACATAAGCATCGTTAACCTCAGCTCTATCATAAGCTACAATACCATCTATTAAAATATCGTCAGTTTTAGGAACTGTACCTACAGAAACTTTTAAAACTGAAACATATCCGTTTCCAGTTGAACCAGGAGCTCCATATCCATCACAATAATCCTCATAAAAGCTAATCGCAGTTTTGTCAATTTTCATTTTTGTTCCTCCTTTATTTTAAAAAAGTTCAGCAATCATGCATCGTACGGATCCACCACCATAAGTTTCAATGGTAGAAATATCTGAATAAATAATTTCAGAACTTTTTTTAATTACATCGATTTGTTCTTTTGTAAAGCCTTCAAAGGCTGATTTAGACATAAGTGTATAACATTTTCCCTGAGAGTTTTTTAATTCTAAAACATTTCCACAAAATTTTAAAACTTGATTAAGGGATATATCAATAATCTCCTTTTTTGAATTTAAAATAGAGTTTTTTAAATTTTCTCTTTCTTTTAAATTAGGAATAGATTCTAGACAAACTACAACAAAATTTTCAGTGACCCCCATCATGACATTGGTATGGTAAATAGGAGTTTCTTTATTGTTGAAATTTTGTGTTGAGTGAAACTTTAACGATCTATAGTTAGTTAATTTACAAAACTCTTCTAAAACATCTTCGTTTGCTCTAGGAGAAAGGGAACAATAGGCGATTTTATTGACTCTATCTAAAACTAACGCTCCTGTTCCTTCTAAAAATTTTTTTTCGTTTTCAAAAGATGTCAAATCTATAATATTAATAGACTCGTTTTCATAAATTTTTTTTAAACTAGGTAGAAATTTAACTCTTTCTAATCGTCTATTTTCTGCAAACATAGGGTAGACAATAAGAGTATTGTTTTGGTGAGAACTAAACCAATTATTTGGAAAAATACTATCAGGAGTATATGGAGTGGACGTATCTTGAATAACGTCCACTTCAATTCCAACATTTTTTATTTTATTAACAAGAGTATCAAACTCATTCAATGCTTTTTTTTCTACAAGTTCTGGATTTTCTTCAAGATTTTTTTGATAAGCGTTATTAACTGCAGTTTGAGCATTATAATAAAACTTAACAGGTTTAATCATTAGAACCTTACTTGTTATTTGACTGTTCATTATACTCATCTCTTTTCATTAACCTAATAGAGCTTTATAGTTCATGATTAAATAGATTAATCCTAAAATTCCTAATATGAATAAAACTATAGAGAAAACTTTTTCTTCTTTATTGAATTCAGGATTACTAGGATCAAACTCTTTTCTTGCTTTCATAAAGAATGGAATACCAATAGCATATATAACTGCAGCTAAAAGCATATAATTTAAACCAGCTGCATAAACTAACCATAAACCATAAATTGTTCCTAAAAGTCCTGTAATTTCTGCATTTTTTCTACTTGCAAAGATATTAGTAGGATAGTTGTCATTTTTAGCAGCAATTTTCCATAAATATGCAGTACAAACGATATAACAAGGTAAAACCATTACTCCTGTAATACTTAGCATTAAATTCCATGCATTATTAGAGAAATATACAACAATCATAGTTATTTGCATAATTATACTAGAAATAAGTAAAGAGAAT is a genomic window containing:
- a CDS encoding basic amino acid/polyamine antiporter, translating into MEKKNSLGIFALSTIVVGSMIGGGIFNMPKNIAQSSSAGAAIIGWLISGIGVLFLAKTFQILATETPDVTDGIYKYAKEGFGTFSGFHSAWGYWISNVISNASYPVLLVQTLNYFFPSIGPISSFNGILLGSILIWIVIGIALAGDIGLTFINVLATIGKVVAIFLGIIILYIGFTRQIFIKDFWGGSFNHASIFTQVKGCMLQTLWAFIGIEGAVVISDKASNIKLVGKATMIGYFISLFLYVFIVLLSYGVLSDAELAALKDPALSYIIEAVIGPVGATLVNLAVLISVAGAWLSWTFLTAEIPYNVALDDLFPKFLKKVNKNDACSGALFTNGILKQIIFFLSLSAQNAYLVITNSASCMILIPYIFSAMFLMKIAIQHAHKKCFYWGIGGVIYGIWMIYSSGLNYVFQSLTIYALGTIYFLFDTKRKTGYFFQNTKDKFISFIILLLGLISFYSIIT
- the hdcA gene encoding histidine decarboxylase, pyruvoyl type, producing MKIDKTAISFYEDYCDGYGAPGSTGNGYVSVLKVSVGTVPKTDDILIDGIVAYDRAEVNDAYVGQINMLTASSFCGLAGQVWGYDLAKHDSIAEDSNPTVLEVPQFDGSILKVYDAKPLLEAGVELFGTESKRRFTPLPGSHMICANKGVTAYRPTENREFKENEGYGVWCFIAISIAKDRDKDASLFIEDAGIWTENDNPDDLKKFLEDHRKAIVWSVVECGKDSHVAYDRTYVGFAYTIMKPGEIGTSLTCGPYVTLARKAVPEKGFGELNNLTLSQWLDVQGLEPIVKK
- the ctlX gene encoding citrulline utilization hydrolase CtlX, which encodes MNSQITSKVLMIKPVKFYYNAQTAVNNAYQKNLEENPELVEKKALNEFDTLVNKIKNVGIEVDVIQDTSTPYTPDSIFPNNWFSSHQNNTLIVYPMFAENRRLERVKFLPSLKKIYENESINIIDLTSFENEKKFLEGTGALVLDRVNKIAYCSLSPRANEDVLEEFCKLTNYRSLKFHSTQNFNNKETPIYHTNVMMGVTENFVVVCLESIPNLKERENLKNSILNSKKEIIDISLNQVLKFCGNVLELKNSQGKCYTLMSKSAFEGFTKEQIDVIKKSSEIIYSDISTIETYGGGSVRCMIAELF